A window of Deltaproteobacteria bacterium contains these coding sequences:
- a CDS encoding aldehyde ferredoxin oxidoreductase family protein: MALNRKIAFIDLSTGDIQIKPIPLDVRKKFLGGRGLDAYLLYNHTKKGCDPLGPDNTLMVSGGILTATCASATARTHFMAKSPLTGLLGSANMGGFFAPELAWAGFHHLVIKGKAEKPVYLWIHNGKIEIRDAAHLWGKTTTDTQWAIREELGDDEIKSAVIGPAGENLVTYANVMTGIKNAAGRTGMGCVMGSKNLKAIAARGTMDIKIAHPVDALEYNKRFIDQITSAKVNQTQGSLGTPFIWGATNCWGGIRTRNFQYNQCENADDIEPERIDEICEETMGPYHMTGCFGCQIHCRAQYKIPSGPYAGKYEEGPEYTSLGAFGGEPDCKSAETVLTGNHLVDQYGIDNLEIGSIISWAMELYELGILTSKDTDGLDLSFGNDEALLEMIHRICYRKGWLGDTLADGGIPAAEKIGKNSFDYLIQVKGMNNLHSDERATPALALGIATGSRGSDHLRSRPAIDLYHLPEKILRQIYSNPVPYEGPLSSEHTAYEGKPWQVFWQENCYMGVDCLGICKYHTTFLGATLPNFEDWAKVLYYNTGIELTPKEIWDVAERCYNIERLFNLREGLTRDDLKKGDTLNHRYFDEPCRRGAPDVIGKTIDRKKFKKMIDEYYEHHGWDENGVPTAETLKRLGLENEPSHLV, from the coding sequence ATGGCATTGAACAGAAAAATAGCGTTTATCGATCTCTCTACCGGAGACATCCAGATCAAACCGATCCCGCTGGACGTGCGAAAAAAATTCCTGGGCGGGAGAGGCCTGGACGCCTATTTGCTATATAACCATACAAAGAAGGGGTGCGATCCCTTGGGTCCGGACAATACCCTCATGGTCAGCGGCGGCATCCTGACAGCCACCTGCGCATCTGCAACGGCCAGGACCCACTTCATGGCCAAGTCCCCGCTCACCGGCCTGCTGGGGAGCGCCAACATGGGCGGTTTTTTTGCACCGGAGCTGGCCTGGGCCGGATTCCATCATTTGGTGATCAAGGGAAAGGCCGAGAAGCCGGTCTACCTCTGGATTCACAACGGCAAGATTGAGATTCGAGACGCCGCACACCTCTGGGGCAAGACCACCACGGATACCCAATGGGCGATTCGGGAAGAACTGGGGGATGACGAGATCAAGAGCGCGGTCATCGGCCCGGCCGGAGAAAACCTGGTGACCTATGCCAATGTGATGACAGGCATCAAGAACGCCGCCGGCAGAACCGGCATGGGCTGCGTCATGGGGTCGAAGAATCTCAAGGCCATTGCCGCAAGGGGCACCATGGACATCAAGATCGCCCATCCGGTGGACGCCTTGGAGTACAATAAACGATTCATCGATCAGATCACCAGCGCCAAGGTCAATCAGACCCAGGGAAGCCTGGGGACCCCTTTTATTTGGGGGGCCACCAACTGCTGGGGCGGCATCCGGACACGCAACTTTCAGTATAACCAGTGCGAGAATGCCGATGATATCGAACCCGAGCGGATCGATGAAATCTGTGAAGAGACCATGGGACCCTATCACATGACCGGGTGCTTCGGCTGCCAGATTCATTGCCGGGCCCAGTATAAGATTCCTTCAGGTCCCTATGCAGGGAAATACGAGGAGGGACCGGAATACACCTCCCTGGGGGCCTTTGGCGGCGAGCCGGACTGCAAGAGCGCCGAGACCGTCCTGACAGGAAATCACCTGGTGGATCAGTACGGCATCGACAACCTGGAGATCGGCAGCATCATCTCCTGGGCCATGGAACTCTATGAACTGGGGATCCTCACCAGCAAGGATACGGACGGGCTGGATCTGAGTTTCGGCAATGACGAGGCCCTTCTGGAAATGATCCACCGCATCTGTTACCGGAAAGGGTGGTTGGGCGACACCCTGGCCGATGGCGGCATACCGGCGGCTGAGAAGATAGGCAAAAATTCCTTTGATTATCTGATCCAGGTCAAGGGGATGAACAATCTCCACTCAGATGAGCGGGCCACGCCCGCCCTGGCCCTGGGCATCGCCACCGGTTCCAGGGGTTCGGATCATCTGAGGAGCCGGCCGGCCATCGACCTGTACCATCTCCCTGAAAAGATTCTGAGGCAGATATACAGCAATCCAGTTCCTTACGAGGGGCCATTGAGTTCCGAACATACCGCGTATGAGGGAAAGCCGTGGCAGGTCTTCTGGCAGGAAAACTGCTACATGGGAGTGGATTGTCTCGGCATCTGTAAATACCACACCACCTTTTTAGGTGCGACCCTTCCCAACTTTGAGGATTGGGCCAAGGTTCTCTATTACAATACCGGGATAGAGCTGACCCCGAAAGAGATATGGGACGTGGCAGAACGATGTTACAACATTGAGCGGCTGTTCAATTTGAGAGAAGGTCTGACCCGTGATGACCTCAAAAAAGGCGACACCCTTAATCATCGCTATTTTGATGAACCCTGCAGGCGGGGGGCGCCGGATGTCATCGGCAAGACCATCGACCGAAAGAAATTCAAGAAGATGATCGATGAATACTACGAGCATCACGGCTGGGATGAAAACGGCGTGCCCACGGCAGAGACCCTGAAGCGCCTGGGCCTGGAGAATGAGCCGTCCCATCTGGTTTAG
- a CDS encoding 4Fe-4S dicluster domain-containing protein translates to MEKVLMINYQKCTGCRLCELVCSVMHDGISNPARSRIKVMKWESEGLYIPMSCQQCEDAPCMDVCPVKAIYRDMDLGYVTVDYDLCIGCRSCVAVCPFGAMNYNIIDKKVFKCDLCGGDPQCARFCEVKAIEYVDADRISTGKKKVAAERLSAAQREASALQAA, encoded by the coding sequence ATGGAGAAAGTCCTGATGATAAATTACCAGAAATGCACCGGATGCCGGTTGTGTGAGCTGGTATGTTCGGTCATGCACGACGGGATTTCCAATCCTGCACGGAGCAGAATCAAGGTCATGAAATGGGAATCCGAGGGTCTGTATATCCCCATGTCATGCCAGCAATGTGAAGATGCCCCATGCATGGATGTATGTCCTGTCAAGGCGATTTACCGCGACATGGACCTCGGATACGTGACCGTCGATTATGACCTGTGCATCGGCTGCCGCTCATGTGTTGCGGTCTGTCCCTTCGGGGCAATGAACTACAACATTATCGATAAAAAGGTTTTCAAGTGTGACTTGTGCGGGGGCGACCCCCAGTGCGCAAGGTTCTGCGAGGTAAAGGCCATCGAATACGTGGACGCGGACCGGATCAGCACAGGCAAGAAGAAGGTCGCTGCCGAGAGGCTTTCCGCAGCACAGAGAGAGGCTTCGGCCCTCCAGGCCGCGTAG
- a CDS encoding DUF898 family protein, whose protein sequence is MPKGNCEFNGSGRDYLAVSIIHMFLLSMLTLGIYSPWAWVRLFRLRASHTRINGRPMTFTGTGGQLLVLGLVNGLLTVVTLGIYWPWAACAISRWKARSTLVDGHPSIFVGTGGSLLLFSLIHFFVLPILTLGLYSFYAMYRYYAWKQVHFRYGGAKTSFGAGFWGLLQIYLILVVVLVLFPAVGPLVNLPAVAWLSPLLGIIISPWLICMFFRWETRGLVVGDEEEIEHFPPVRTRFLWVILFVLIVLVGMAAAALFIKDRLGIRISETVNLGRLLEMKGEGPLSQGSVRGPVKRPTLKTAPEPAHKPSPPAPKGTLPGSAAPVRPPSSEKGVPEGLLAPAWTSPAGETVPSSGEYEREIQDLNAFIKKDGQNADAYYSRAGLYGRMGELEKAEKDFTRAIEINRRNSDAYYNRGLIRARMGKLDLAVTDFSEAIELNPHAADVYCNRGSAYFQMGKRNLALKDYTRGLELNPEDADLYYNRGLLHLSEGRDAEARADFSKATALRERPSSESPGKEAGPGTPAAN, encoded by the coding sequence ATGCCCAAGGGAAACTGTGAGTTCAACGGTAGCGGGAGAGATTACCTGGCGGTTTCCATTATCCATATGTTTTTGCTGAGCATGCTCACATTGGGCATCTATTCCCCTTGGGCATGGGTCAGACTCTTCCGGTTGAGGGCATCCCATACCCGGATCAACGGCAGGCCGATGACCTTCACCGGGACCGGCGGACAGCTCCTGGTCCTGGGTCTGGTGAACGGCCTGCTGACGGTTGTCACCCTCGGCATCTACTGGCCATGGGCCGCGTGCGCCATATCCCGATGGAAGGCCCGAAGCACGCTGGTGGACGGCCATCCGAGCATTTTCGTGGGGACAGGGGGGAGCCTCCTTCTCTTTTCCCTCATACATTTTTTTGTCCTGCCCATCCTGACCTTGGGGCTTTACAGCTTCTATGCCATGTACCGCTATTATGCCTGGAAACAAGTGCATTTCCGATACGGGGGCGCCAAAACCTCTTTTGGGGCCGGTTTCTGGGGGCTCTTGCAGATATATCTCATCCTGGTGGTGGTCCTGGTCCTGTTCCCCGCGGTCGGGCCATTGGTGAACCTGCCTGCCGTGGCGTGGCTGTCGCCCCTTTTGGGGATCATCATATCCCCCTGGCTGATCTGCATGTTCTTTCGCTGGGAGACCCGGGGTCTGGTGGTGGGCGACGAAGAAGAGATCGAACACTTTCCGCCTGTCAGAACACGCTTTCTCTGGGTTATTCTTTTTGTCCTGATCGTCCTGGTGGGGATGGCCGCAGCGGCCCTGTTTATCAAGGATCGTCTGGGGATCCGGATATCCGAGACAGTCAACCTGGGCCGGCTTCTTGAGATGAAGGGAGAAGGCCCCCTATCCCAGGGTTCTGTGAGAGGTCCAGTGAAACGACCCACTCTGAAAACCGCCCCGGAACCGGCCCACAAGCCGTCTCCCCCTGCTCCGAAGGGAACACTCCCTGGTTCGGCCGCACCTGTCAGGCCGCCTTCTTCCGAAAAGGGGGTCCCTGAAGGACTGCTGGCGCCTGCCTGGACATCCCCTGCCGGGGAAACGGTTCCGTCTTCAGGGGAGTATGAAAGAGAGATCCAAGATCTCAATGCGTTTATTAAAAAGGATGGGCAGAATGCCGATGCATATTACAGCCGCGCCGGTCTGTATGGACGGATGGGGGAGTTGGAAAAGGCTGAAAAGGACTTTACCCGCGCCATTGAAATCAACCGTCGCAACAGCGATGCCTACTACAACCGGGGCCTGATACGGGCGAGGATGGGGAAGCTTGACCTGGCAGTCACAGATTTCAGCGAGGCCATCGAGTTGAATCCGCATGCCGCCGATGTCTATTGCAACCGGGGAAGCGCCTATTTTCAAATGGGAAAGAGGAACCTGGCCCTGAAAGATTATACCAGGGGACTGGAACTGAACCCGGAGGATGCGGACCTTTACTATAACCGGGGGCTCCTCCATCTCTCTGAAGGGCGCGATGCAGAGGCCCGGGCCGATTTCAGCAAGGCCACTGCCCTGAGGGAGCGACCTTCTTCGGAATCGCCGGGAAAAGAGGCGGGTCCCGGTACGCCGGCCGCAAATTGA
- a CDS encoding IclR family transcriptional regulator yields MTTTYQAPSVTKAFQILRLISKARFGLGITEIADRLHMSKGTVHGIVSALENSGAIMRAPTTKKYTLGVTLFELGKQAYSQFDLKELARPAMERLMGRTLETVCLGVLNTNHITILDIVESSQDHKITSPKGTIIPLFAGATGRVILASMDPDQALRIIKTDGLPRFTEHTVTDPERFLQEVARAREDGYATDDEEYIPGVRAVAAPIKGWRHLISAIWVVGFKRSLDRDKMADLISATKAAGEEISRLCCQDPASASGRGHAGPVA; encoded by the coding sequence ATGACGACAACCTATCAAGCTCCTTCAGTAACAAAGGCGTTTCAAATATTGAGGCTCATCTCCAAGGCGCGATTCGGATTGGGCATCACCGAGATCGCAGATCGTCTCCATATGAGTAAGGGTACGGTCCATGGCATTGTCTCCGCCCTGGAGAATTCAGGGGCTATCATGAGGGCGCCCACGACAAAGAAGTACACCCTGGGCGTCACCTTGTTTGAATTGGGTAAACAGGCGTATTCCCAGTTTGATCTCAAAGAACTGGCGCGACCTGCCATGGAGAGATTGATGGGAAGGACATTGGAAACAGTCTGTCTGGGGGTCTTGAATACCAACCACATCACCATCCTGGATATTGTCGAGTCGAGTCAGGATCACAAGATCACCTCCCCCAAGGGAACCATCATTCCCTTGTTTGCAGGGGCCACGGGGAGGGTCATTTTAGCGTCCATGGATCCGGACCAGGCCCTTCGAATCATAAAAACAGATGGACTCCCCAGGTTTACAGAGCATACGGTCACTGATCCGGAACGTTTTCTGCAGGAGGTCGCCCGTGCCCGGGAGGACGGTTATGCCACGGATGATGAAGAATACATCCCGGGGGTGAGGGCGGTCGCCGCGCCCATCAAAGGATGGCGACATCTGATATCCGCCATCTGGGTGGTGGGATTCAAAAGGAGCCTTGACAGGGACAAGATGGCGGACTTGATCAGCGCCACAAAGGCGGCGGGAGAAGAGATCAGCCGGCTTTGCTGTCAGGATCCCGCATCCGCCTCAGGGCGAGGGCATGCTGGACCTGTCGCTTGA
- a CDS encoding 4Fe-4S dicluster domain-containing protein produces MSYFVVSDNCNGCLSCVENCPANALSYEDADGKRTILHNMARCVRCANCWRVCPQEAIQFQHFLENRWDAVIQLGLVYCSVCGEPLYTAAQEKTLSGNMGRPLEHLCPKHKSADFAARQALFLKKKQSNRETQHDRR; encoded by the coding sequence ATGTCCTATTTTGTAGTCAGTGACAATTGCAACGGATGTCTGTCATGTGTGGAGAACTGCCCTGCAAACGCATTGAGCTACGAAGACGCCGATGGAAAGAGGACGATTCTGCACAACATGGCCAGGTGCGTCAGGTGTGCCAACTGCTGGAGGGTTTGCCCGCAGGAGGCGATCCAGTTCCAGCATTTTTTGGAGAACAGATGGGATGCGGTCATCCAACTCGGGCTGGTTTACTGTAGCGTATGTGGAGAACCCCTCTACACCGCGGCTCAGGAGAAGACGCTGTCCGGAAACATGGGGAGGCCCCTGGAGCACCTTTGTCCGAAACATAAGAGCGCTGATTTCGCTGCCAGACAGGCATTATTTCTCAAGAAAAAACAGAGTAACAGAGAGACCCAACATGATCGTCGCTGA
- a CDS encoding methylenetetrahydrofolate reductase C-terminal domain-containing protein: MIVAELKPIDEIAESISHFKKVAIVACGGCVSICLTGGANNADALARELAHPRHYQSLPPVFDTTTIQRQCEKDFVNAFLNIPPDADAILSLACGAGVQTVAEAMETLPVIPALNTSFLGSLDAPGIWREKCQGCGNCLLAFTGGICPVSRCAKHLLNGPCGGSKNGKCEIGEDTDCAWQLIIDRLKVLGRLDEYEKLFPLKDWSTDRGKGPRVQGVDRTKT, encoded by the coding sequence ATGATCGTCGCTGAGCTGAAGCCTATAGATGAAATTGCCGAATCCATCTCGCATTTCAAGAAAGTCGCTATCGTTGCCTGTGGCGGATGCGTATCGATCTGCCTGACAGGGGGAGCGAATAACGCCGACGCCCTTGCAAGGGAATTGGCACACCCCAGGCATTATCAATCCCTTCCGCCGGTCTTTGACACCACCACCATTCAGAGACAGTGTGAGAAGGATTTTGTAAACGCCTTTCTCAATATTCCTCCTGATGCCGACGCGATCCTGTCTCTCGCCTGCGGCGCAGGCGTACAGACCGTGGCAGAGGCGATGGAAACGCTTCCGGTGATTCCGGCGCTCAATACCAGTTTTTTGGGATCCCTGGACGCACCGGGGATATGGAGGGAGAAATGCCAGGGCTGCGGGAATTGCCTGCTAGCCTTTACCGGCGGGATCTGTCCTGTGTCGCGTTGCGCCAAACATCTCCTGAACGGTCCCTGCGGCGGTTCCAAAAACGGCAAGTGCGAGATCGGTGAGGATACGGATTGTGCCTGGCAGCTGATCATCGACCGCTTGAAGGTCCTCGGCAGGCTCGATGAATACGAAAAGCTGTTCCCTCTCAAGGACTGGTCCACCGACAGGGGGAAAGGGCCGCGTGTCCAGGGAGTTGACAGGACAAAAACCTGA
- a CDS encoding methylenetetrahydrofolate reductase: protein METKTPGRLEKVLSSGHLAVTSECGPPRGSDADVIKRKAAILKDHVDAVNVTDNQTAMTRLCSLVSVIHLKLMDMEPILQMVVRDRNRIALQSDILGAASFDIRNVLCLSGDHQKFGDCPEAQNVYDLDSMQLIQMVRHMSDQGKFLSGDDIQRPPRLFVGAAANPFADPFEIRVPRLAKKIAAGAQFIQTQCIYNIARFESWMAQARDRGLHEKVFILAGVTPMKSAGMAKYMKARVPGMDVPQEIVDRMGGVPKKDQPAEGVNICVETIQRLKEVEGVSGFHIMAIEWEETVPEIVERSGLFPRPGID, encoded by the coding sequence ATGGAAACAAAGACACCCGGCAGACTTGAAAAAGTCCTTTCCAGCGGACATTTGGCCGTCACCTCGGAGTGTGGACCTCCCAGGGGAAGCGACGCTGATGTCATCAAAAGAAAGGCCGCGATCCTCAAGGACCATGTAGATGCCGTAAATGTCACGGACAATCAGACGGCCATGACCCGGCTGTGCAGTCTGGTCTCGGTGATTCATCTGAAATTGATGGATATGGAGCCGATCCTGCAGATGGTGGTGCGGGACAGAAATCGAATCGCCCTCCAGAGCGACATACTGGGGGCAGCGTCCTTCGATATCCGGAATGTACTCTGTCTCTCAGGAGATCATCAGAAATTCGGGGACTGTCCCGAGGCCCAGAATGTCTATGACCTTGATTCGATGCAATTGATTCAGATGGTCAGGCATATGAGCGACCAGGGCAAATTCCTGAGCGGCGACGACATCCAGCGACCCCCCCGCCTTTTCGTGGGTGCGGCGGCCAACCCTTTTGCAGATCCCTTTGAAATCCGCGTCCCCCGTCTGGCCAAAAAAATCGCCGCAGGCGCCCAGTTCATTCAGACCCAGTGTATCTATAATATTGCCCGGTTCGAATCATGGATGGCACAGGCCAGGGACCGGGGACTCCATGAGAAGGTCTTCATACTGGCGGGGGTAACCCCGATGAAGTCGGCAGGCATGGCAAAATATATGAAAGCCCGAGTCCCGGGGATGGACGTGCCGCAGGAAATCGTCGACCGGATGGGCGGTGTGCCTAAAAAGGATCAGCCTGCAGAGGGGGTCAATATATGTGTGGAAACCATTCAACGGCTGAAAGAGGTTGAAGGCGTCAGCGGGTTCCACATCATGGCCATTGAATGGGAAGAAACGGTTCCGGAAATTGTGGAACGAAGCGGGCTCTTTCCGAGGCCAGGAATCGACTGA
- a CDS encoding ethanolamine ammonia-lyase reactivating factor EutA, whose amino-acid sequence MEINTIELLSVGVDVGSSTSHLAFSKLLLERDHQSPTRRFEIRNRDIIYEGTIIDTPLLDRDTIDIEKLSLFFIQEYERAGIDPADIQSGAVIVTGESARKENARQIVEALSRGAGDFVAATAGANFESLITALGSGAAARSRDTGKTILSCDIGGGTSNMAISKNGEVLSTSCIAVGGRLLAAHADGTIWRVDEPARQVMTHLGVQYRVGDQIAAEDMERIAAAFAEALIEVLSGPATSDLARRLMMTENLNFTHKIDEYSFSGGVAELIYGGNGYYNDMGKPLADKIRSLAPRLAAPIIEPKNKIRATVIGAGAYSLSISGSSGFMDDAISFPIKNVPVLRVDAEAERLSRDHVISAIQTSFRRFDLTEGEEVVALYFKDPVRAYYPELELFAKSIEAALPRSIINRLPIILIFEKDIACSVGNVIRRETGLKTNLLSLDELILTEGDWIDIGEPLVAGQVFPVTVKSLVFNRN is encoded by the coding sequence ATGGAAATTAACACCATAGAACTGCTTTCGGTGGGGGTGGACGTCGGGAGTTCAACCAGTCATCTGGCCTTTTCCAAACTCCTGCTGGAAAGGGACCACCAGTCCCCTACCCGGCGGTTTGAAATTCGGAACAGAGATATCATCTATGAAGGGACGATTATCGATACGCCGCTGTTGGACAGGGATACCATCGACATTGAAAAGCTATCCCTATTTTTTATCCAGGAGTATGAGCGGGCAGGGATCGATCCCGCGGATATTCAGAGCGGGGCGGTGATCGTAACAGGAGAATCCGCCCGAAAAGAGAACGCCAGACAGATCGTGGAGGCCCTGTCCAGAGGCGCCGGGGATTTTGTGGCCGCCACCGCCGGGGCCAACTTCGAGAGCCTCATCACTGCCCTCGGATCCGGGGCAGCCGCCCGGTCAAGGGATACCGGAAAGACCATCCTTTCCTGCGATATCGGCGGCGGCACATCCAATATGGCCATATCCAAGAATGGGGAGGTCCTGTCTACGAGCTGCATCGCCGTAGGAGGAAGGCTCCTGGCCGCACATGCCGATGGCACCATCTGGCGGGTCGACGAACCGGCGCGACAGGTGATGACGCATCTGGGCGTCCAATACCGGGTAGGGGATCAAATCGCTGCAGAGGATATGGAAAGGATCGCCGCCGCCTTTGCCGAAGCCCTGATCGAGGTCCTGAGCGGCCCGGCGACCTCTGACCTGGCCAGACGGCTCATGATGACGGAGAACCTCAATTTTACACACAAGATCGATGAATATTCGTTCTCAGGCGGGGTTGCAGAGTTGATCTACGGCGGCAACGGCTACTACAATGATATGGGAAAGCCGTTGGCCGACAAGATACGGTCCCTGGCGCCCAGGCTGGCAGCCCCGATCATTGAACCCAAAAACAAGATCCGGGCAACGGTCATCGGTGCCGGCGCGTACTCCCTGTCCATCTCCGGTTCTTCGGGATTTATGGATGACGCAATATCCTTTCCCATCAAGAACGTCCCTGTACTCAGGGTGGATGCGGAGGCGGAGCGACTGAGCCGGGATCATGTGATCTCCGCTATACAGACCTCCTTTCGGAGATTTGATCTTACCGAAGGGGAAGAGGTCGTGGCCTTATACTTCAAGGACCCTGTGAGGGCCTATTACCCTGAACTGGAGCTGTTTGCAAAATCCATCGAGGCCGCCCTTCCCCGTTCAATCATCAACCGTCTCCCGATCATCCTGATCTTTGAAAAGGATATCGCCTGCAGCGTGGGGAACGTGATCCGCCGGGAGACCGGTCTTAAAACGAATCTCCTGTCCCTGGATGAACTCATCCTGACAGAAGGAGACTGGATCGACATCGGGGAACCCCTGGTGGCGGGCCAGGTCTTCCCCGTGACGGTAAAGTCGCTGGTGTTTAACAGGAATTAG